The following coding sequences lie in one Vespa velutina chromosome 24, iVesVel2.1, whole genome shotgun sequence genomic window:
- the LOC124957015 gene encoding uncharacterized protein LOC124957015 isoform X1: MDLGIVGNATGASGGAVACPVCTLYLREGISLQRHLDTHPKEQVIEALIKASSTTSQQTQQLPSPTSVPPVPSSIQSPQNTPQHIQQTTAHVSAQSPYPIGPIFECPPIGTMMPPQFASFSYQQFVNNGTMMIPQYAMAPQTNQMMQMLYNPYGMYQQQQIPTVQMISPVAAIPNTTRIRPVVTMAGETNNRTTITVPVNSSEPKQILPEILPEPEVENEQDLPDINFPASPEVANENTSMQQDGNENSRIQIEHRGQQIQNPTIQDQSSVQHEYNSIPRSLTIACNIENEDDDNAESVLPDIDERETAHIVASVVQCKPTHYEEQSEIRRFDQEYKNDTSKLNLETQDVLGNTIAIEKEKLEGEKSSDEKDKSENESVPSQVPSTEMTKDTAQPEVEQLEQLLITIMESEFNSASTKEHDVQKDEEGKESMEESASVHADEEITPNIIDVISNSHGSDIKECNIEMEITEEPKICVEDKSDKSYILYHYKDSLSAPPSPAIRKKSTRTYSVRSEFGSNENLSVYPVGFDATTLQDEEDDDEKNMTEDNFDEADMEIEAIPSPHTPFMKYGESADGVRSHTPLSAISGISVLRVRKDLSKPCSPASAHSFCHIDGDSLSHDDESNDLREITMEKDPISCPQIEEELKVDKYEENVCENVEKKGNNSNHVYHQSVITEHVSLFPPIHSQQPVLIQDSYPLPNNKNHNLLNLSESINPTTSTESKNYHCSKSIIQKQSMELLNINEDAHAGPMNVFEFDGLQILVPSTFISESSQKAVSATSQQSMASSEGGAGIDEEVKSVNMRADETMPPRGELSEQESNGCTEQSAWQVYMGQESSRMSTSYDLMARESWEESEGSDNEISGPLLDSRSLATHFTSSLFLDRDRKTPTKRTFKCSHCPEVFDCPKERRVHSTMVHKEPGPSGSRDATEQPEVKDIKLLDGRMNVFDDIFVPGLHVQQMYHQQPLLHQLQPPQPDLAKIETDQKGENLTIPSTVEVSCALCNQRFNSEKALQLHHKRMHIVEVSKRIREQAKCVICNEEFPSVVLFNAHLKIHPLECGQCGKYFYRKQNYKLHMKRHLGIKPFPCTLCDKAFLTKQKLDEHTNGHTGNAPVKCNLCNETFRRYSNLTQHKNRHHLNIKKKLKDYICQCGEIFHTKKKLAWHKETHDEKPKACTYCNERFIHMASLTRHMRRAHNRRFVPDAQRENENVECPICKCIYLRSSLAVHMRVHNGEKPYECQVCSKAFSTKWNLQLHKWTHAARSTKPFKCNQCSAAFYRHSDYTAHMNSHRNVRPYTCNYCGAQFIRKYNCLRHVKEHEENKAYTCDVCNKTFHRSYYLKEHLRVHSGARPYTCHICGKSSGTKSNHNKHVRIHHAREPVNTEN, translated from the exons ATGGATCTTGGCATCGTAGGTAATGCAACGGGTGCATCCGGGGGGGCCGTCGCCTGTCCCGTTTGCACTCTTTATTTGCGCGAGGGTATCAGCCTTCAAAGACACTTGGATACACATCCCAAGGAACAGGTCATAGAGGCCCTCATTAAAGCCAGCTCTACGACCTCTCAACAGACACAACAACTTCCATCGCCAACATCAGTACCTCCTGTTCCTTCCAGCATTCAATCACCACAGAATACACCGCAGCACATCCAACAGACGACTGCACATGTTTCTGCTCAGTCTCCATATCCCATAGGGCCTATATTTGAATGTCCACCGATTGGTACTATGATGCCTCCTCAATTTGCCTCGTTTAGTTATCAACAATTTGTCAATAATGGGACCATGATGATACCACAGTACGCAATGGCTCCGCAGACTAATCAGATGATGCAAATGTTGTATAATCCATATGGTATGTATCAGCAGCAACAGATACCCACTGTTCAAATGATCTCTCCGGTTGCAGCCATTCCTAATACCACAAGGATAAGACCTGTGGTTACTATGGCTGGTGAAACCAATAACAGGACCACTATCACCGTACCTGTAAATAGTTCTGAGCCAAAGCAGATCTTACCTGAGATATTGCCAGAGCCTGAAGTAGAAAATGAACAAGATCTGCCTGACATAAATTTCCCAGCATCCCCCGAAGTAGCTAATGAAAATACTTCTATGCAGCAAGATGGAAATGAAAATAGTAGAATTCAAATAGAACATAGAGGGCAACAGATACAAAATCCGACCATTCAGGATCAAAGTTCTGTGCAGCACGAATACAATAGCATTCCTAGATCTTTAACTATCGCTTGTAACATTgaaaatgaagatgatgaCAATGCTGAAAGTGTATTGCCTGATAtagacgaaagagaaacggCACACATAGTTGCATCGGTTGTCCAATGCAAACCCACACATTATGAAGAACAATCTGAAATACGAAGGTTTGatcaagaatataaaaatgatactaGTAAACTCAATTTAGAAACGCAAGATGTACTTGGAAATACTATTgcaatagaaaaggaaaaattagaGGGGGAGAAGTCTTCggatgaaaaagataagagtGAAAATGAATCTGTCCCATCTCAAGTTCCTTCAACAGAAATGACAAAAGATACTGCACAACCTGAGGTAGAACAATTGGAACAATTATTAATCACTATTATGGAATCAGAATTTAATAGTGCATCAACGAAGGAGCATGATGTACAGAAGGATgaggaagggaaggaaagTATGGAGGAAAGTGCTTCAGTTCATGCGGACGAGGAAATAACTCCGAATATAATAGATGTGATTTCAAACTCTCATGGCAGTGATATCAAGGAATGTAATATAGAAATGGAAATTACGGAAGAACCAAAAATATGTGTAGAAGACAAATCAGacaaaagttatattttatatcattacaaGGACAGTTTATCTGCTCCACCCTCGCCAGCAATACGAAAGAAGTCTACTCGAACATATTCAGTTCGTTCAGAATTTGGATCAAACGAAAATCTTAGTGTTTATCCTGTCGGATTTGATGCTACTACATTGCAAGACgaagaggacgacgacgaaaagaaTATGACAGAAGATAATTTTGATGAAGCAGACATGGAAATAGAAGCAATACCTAGTCCTCATACACCTTTCATGAAGTATGGTGAAAGTGCAGATGGTGTTAGATCCCATACTCCATTGTCTGCTATTAGTGGTATATCAGTACTAAGAGTTCGAAAAGATTTAAGCAAACCTTGTTCTCCTGCATCTGCACATTCATTTTGTCATATAGATGGTGATAGTTTGAGCCATGATGATGAAAGTAACGATTTAAGAGAAATTACAATGGAGAAAGATCCCATTAGTTGTCCACAAATTGAAGAAGAATTGAAAGTTGATAAATATGAAGAGAATGTATGTGAAAATGTGGAGAAGAAGGGTAATAATTCAAATCATGTCTATCATCAATCTGTAATAACAGAGCATGTTAGCTTATTTCCACCAATTCATTCGCAACAACCTGTTTTAATACAGGATTCTTATCCATTACCAAATAACAAAAATcataatcttttaaatttatcagaATCCATCAATCCAACTACTAGCACTGAATCAAAGAATTATCATTGTAGTAAATCAATTATTCAAAAACAGTCAATGGAACTTCTTAATATAAATGAGGATGCTCATGCTGGTCCAATGAATGTTTTTGAGTTTGATGGACTTCAAATTTTAGTTCCTAGTACATTTATAAGTGAATCATCACAAAAAGCAGTGAGTGCAACTAGCCAGCAATCTATGGCAAGTAGCGAGGGAGGTGCAGGTATCGACGAAGAAGTCAAAAGTGTTAATATGCGTGCTGACGAAACTATGCCACCCAGAGGTGAATTATCAGAACAAGAAAGCAATGGCTGTACAGAACAGTCTGCTTGGcag gTTTATATGGGCCAAGAATCTTCAAGAATGTCAACTTCTTATGATCTAATGGCAAGGGAAAGTTGGGAAGAATCAGAAGGATCAGACAATGAAATTAGTGGTCCATTGTTAGATAGTCGATCTTTAGCTACGCATTTTACATCTAGCTTATTCTTAGATCGTGATAGGAAAACGCCTACAAAAAGGACATTTAAATGTTCACATTGTCCAGAGGTTTTTGACTGTCCTAAAGAACGTAGAGTCCATAGTACAATGGTGCACAAAGAACCTGGACCTAGCGGTAGTAGAGATGCAACAGAACAACCAGaagtaaaagatataaaattattagacgGGCGCATGAATGTGTTTGATGATATTTTTGTACCAGGCTTACATGTGCAACAAATGTATCATCAACAGCCATTGTTACATCAACTCCAACCGCCGCAACCAGATTTAGCAAAAATAGAAACCGATCAGAAAGGTGAAAATTTGACAATTCCTTCGACAGTAGAGGTATCTTGTGCATTATGCAATCAACGATTTAATAGTGAAAAAGCTTTACAGTTACATCATAAGAGAATGCATATAGTTGAAGTATCGAAACGTATTCGTGAACAGGCAAAATGCGTAATATGCAACGAAGAATTCCCATCTGTTGTATTGTTTAATGCTCATCTAAAAATACATCCTTTAGAATGTGGGCAATGCGgaaaatacttttatagaaagcaaaattataaattacacaTGAAACGTCATTTAGGAATCAAGCCCTTCCCTTGTACACTATGTGATAAGGCATTTTtaactaaacaaaaattagATGAACATACTAATGGACATACAGGTAATGCCCCTGTAAAGTGTAATTTGTGTAATGAAACTTTTCGTAGATATTCAAATTTAACTCAGCACAAGAATAGACATCatcttaatattaaaaagaaattgaaagacTATATATGCCAATGTGGAGAGATATTccatacgaagaaaaaattagcaTGGCATAAAGAGACACATGATGAAAAACCTAAAGCATGCACATATTGTAATGAAAGATTTATACATATGGCTAGTCTTACACGTCATATGCGTCGTGCTCACAATAGGAGATTTGTTCCTGATGctcaaagagaaaatgaaaatgtggAGTGTCcaatatgtaaatgtatttatttgcgATCATCCTTAGCCGTTCACATGCGTGTCCATAATGGTGAAAAACCCTATGAATGTCAGGTCTGTTCCAAGGCTTTTAGTACGAAATGGAATTTACAATTGCACAAGTGGACTCACGCAGCACGTAGCACGAAACCATTTAAGTGCAACCAGTGCAGCGCTGCATTTTATCGACACAGTGATTATACAGCTCATATGAATTCTCATCGGAATGTACGTCCATATACGTGTAATTACTGTGGAGCTCAGTTTATACGAAAGTATAACTGTTTAAGACATGTAAAAGAACACGAGGAGAATAAGGCATACACATGTGACGTTTGCAACAAAACTTTTCATAGATCATATTATCTAAAAGAACATTTAAGAGTGCATTCAGGAGCAAGACCATACACATGTCACATCTGTGGGAAATCAAGTGGTACGAAATCTAATCACAATAAGCATGTAAGAATTCATCATGCCCGAGAACCTGTAAATACTGAAAACTAA
- the LOC124957015 gene encoding uncharacterized protein LOC124957015 isoform X2: protein MDLGIVGNATGASGGAVACPVCTLYLREGISLQRHLDTHPKEQVIEALIKASSTTSQQTQQLPSPTSVPPVPSSIQSPQNTPQHIQQTTAHVSAQSPYPIGPIFECPPIGTMMPPQFASFSYQQFVNNGTMMIPQYAMAPQTNQMMQMLYNPYGMYQQQQIPTVQMISPVAAIPNTTRIRPVVTMAGETNNRTTITVPVNSSEPKQILPEILPEPEVENEQDLPDINFPASPEVANENTSMQQDGNENSRIQIEHRGQQIQNPTIQDQSSVQHEYNSIPRSLTIACNIENEDDDNAESVLPDIDERETAHIVASVVQCKPTHYEEQSEIRRFDQEYKNDTSKLNLETQDVLGNTIAIEKEKLEGEKSSDEKDKSENESVPSQVPSTEMTKDTAQPEVEQLEQLLITIMESEFNSASTKEHDVQKDEEGKESMEESASVHADEEITPNIIDVISNSHGSDIKECNIEMEITEEPKICVEDKSDKSYILYHYKDSLSAPPSPAIRKKSTRTYSVRSEFGSNENLSVYPVGFDATTLQDEEDDDEKNMTEDNFDEADMEIEAIPSPHTPFMKYGESADGVRSHTPLSAISESINPTTSTESKNYHCSKSIIQKQSMELLNINEDAHAGPMNVFEFDGLQILVPSTFISESSQKAVSATSQQSMASSEGGAGIDEEVKSVNMRADETMPPRGELSEQESNGCTEQSAWQVYMGQESSRMSTSYDLMARESWEESEGSDNEISGPLLDSRSLATHFTSSLFLDRDRKTPTKRTFKCSHCPEVFDCPKERRVHSTMVHKEPGPSGSRDATEQPEVKDIKLLDGRMNVFDDIFVPGLHVQQMYHQQPLLHQLQPPQPDLAKIETDQKGENLTIPSTVEVSCALCNQRFNSEKALQLHHKRMHIVEVSKRIREQAKCVICNEEFPSVVLFNAHLKIHPLECGQCGKYFYRKQNYKLHMKRHLGIKPFPCTLCDKAFLTKQKLDEHTNGHTGNAPVKCNLCNETFRRYSNLTQHKNRHHLNIKKKLKDYICQCGEIFHTKKKLAWHKETHDEKPKACTYCNERFIHMASLTRHMRRAHNRRFVPDAQRENENVECPICKCIYLRSSLAVHMRVHNGEKPYECQVCSKAFSTKWNLQLHKWTHAARSTKPFKCNQCSAAFYRHSDYTAHMNSHRNVRPYTCNYCGAQFIRKYNCLRHVKEHEENKAYTCDVCNKTFHRSYYLKEHLRVHSGARPYTCHICGKSSGTKSNHNKHVRIHHAREPVNTEN from the exons ATGGATCTTGGCATCGTAGGTAATGCAACGGGTGCATCCGGGGGGGCCGTCGCCTGTCCCGTTTGCACTCTTTATTTGCGCGAGGGTATCAGCCTTCAAAGACACTTGGATACACATCCCAAGGAACAGGTCATAGAGGCCCTCATTAAAGCCAGCTCTACGACCTCTCAACAGACACAACAACTTCCATCGCCAACATCAGTACCTCCTGTTCCTTCCAGCATTCAATCACCACAGAATACACCGCAGCACATCCAACAGACGACTGCACATGTTTCTGCTCAGTCTCCATATCCCATAGGGCCTATATTTGAATGTCCACCGATTGGTACTATGATGCCTCCTCAATTTGCCTCGTTTAGTTATCAACAATTTGTCAATAATGGGACCATGATGATACCACAGTACGCAATGGCTCCGCAGACTAATCAGATGATGCAAATGTTGTATAATCCATATGGTATGTATCAGCAGCAACAGATACCCACTGTTCAAATGATCTCTCCGGTTGCAGCCATTCCTAATACCACAAGGATAAGACCTGTGGTTACTATGGCTGGTGAAACCAATAACAGGACCACTATCACCGTACCTGTAAATAGTTCTGAGCCAAAGCAGATCTTACCTGAGATATTGCCAGAGCCTGAAGTAGAAAATGAACAAGATCTGCCTGACATAAATTTCCCAGCATCCCCCGAAGTAGCTAATGAAAATACTTCTATGCAGCAAGATGGAAATGAAAATAGTAGAATTCAAATAGAACATAGAGGGCAACAGATACAAAATCCGACCATTCAGGATCAAAGTTCTGTGCAGCACGAATACAATAGCATTCCTAGATCTTTAACTATCGCTTGTAACATTgaaaatgaagatgatgaCAATGCTGAAAGTGTATTGCCTGATAtagacgaaagagaaacggCACACATAGTTGCATCGGTTGTCCAATGCAAACCCACACATTATGAAGAACAATCTGAAATACGAAGGTTTGatcaagaatataaaaatgatactaGTAAACTCAATTTAGAAACGCAAGATGTACTTGGAAATACTATTgcaatagaaaaggaaaaattagaGGGGGAGAAGTCTTCggatgaaaaagataagagtGAAAATGAATCTGTCCCATCTCAAGTTCCTTCAACAGAAATGACAAAAGATACTGCACAACCTGAGGTAGAACAATTGGAACAATTATTAATCACTATTATGGAATCAGAATTTAATAGTGCATCAACGAAGGAGCATGATGTACAGAAGGATgaggaagggaaggaaagTATGGAGGAAAGTGCTTCAGTTCATGCGGACGAGGAAATAACTCCGAATATAATAGATGTGATTTCAAACTCTCATGGCAGTGATATCAAGGAATGTAATATAGAAATGGAAATTACGGAAGAACCAAAAATATGTGTAGAAGACAAATCAGacaaaagttatattttatatcattacaaGGACAGTTTATCTGCTCCACCCTCGCCAGCAATACGAAAGAAGTCTACTCGAACATATTCAGTTCGTTCAGAATTTGGATCAAACGAAAATCTTAGTGTTTATCCTGTCGGATTTGATGCTACTACATTGCAAGACgaagaggacgacgacgaaaagaaTATGACAGAAGATAATTTTGATGAAGCAGACATGGAAATAGAAGCAATACCTAGTCCTCATACACCTTTCATGAAGTATGGTGAAAGTGCAGATGGTGTTAGATCCCATACTCCATTGTCTGCTATTAGTG aATCCATCAATCCAACTACTAGCACTGAATCAAAGAATTATCATTGTAGTAAATCAATTATTCAAAAACAGTCAATGGAACTTCTTAATATAAATGAGGATGCTCATGCTGGTCCAATGAATGTTTTTGAGTTTGATGGACTTCAAATTTTAGTTCCTAGTACATTTATAAGTGAATCATCACAAAAAGCAGTGAGTGCAACTAGCCAGCAATCTATGGCAAGTAGCGAGGGAGGTGCAGGTATCGACGAAGAAGTCAAAAGTGTTAATATGCGTGCTGACGAAACTATGCCACCCAGAGGTGAATTATCAGAACAAGAAAGCAATGGCTGTACAGAACAGTCTGCTTGGcag gTTTATATGGGCCAAGAATCTTCAAGAATGTCAACTTCTTATGATCTAATGGCAAGGGAAAGTTGGGAAGAATCAGAAGGATCAGACAATGAAATTAGTGGTCCATTGTTAGATAGTCGATCTTTAGCTACGCATTTTACATCTAGCTTATTCTTAGATCGTGATAGGAAAACGCCTACAAAAAGGACATTTAAATGTTCACATTGTCCAGAGGTTTTTGACTGTCCTAAAGAACGTAGAGTCCATAGTACAATGGTGCACAAAGAACCTGGACCTAGCGGTAGTAGAGATGCAACAGAACAACCAGaagtaaaagatataaaattattagacgGGCGCATGAATGTGTTTGATGATATTTTTGTACCAGGCTTACATGTGCAACAAATGTATCATCAACAGCCATTGTTACATCAACTCCAACCGCCGCAACCAGATTTAGCAAAAATAGAAACCGATCAGAAAGGTGAAAATTTGACAATTCCTTCGACAGTAGAGGTATCTTGTGCATTATGCAATCAACGATTTAATAGTGAAAAAGCTTTACAGTTACATCATAAGAGAATGCATATAGTTGAAGTATCGAAACGTATTCGTGAACAGGCAAAATGCGTAATATGCAACGAAGAATTCCCATCTGTTGTATTGTTTAATGCTCATCTAAAAATACATCCTTTAGAATGTGGGCAATGCGgaaaatacttttatagaaagcaaaattataaattacacaTGAAACGTCATTTAGGAATCAAGCCCTTCCCTTGTACACTATGTGATAAGGCATTTTtaactaaacaaaaattagATGAACATACTAATGGACATACAGGTAATGCCCCTGTAAAGTGTAATTTGTGTAATGAAACTTTTCGTAGATATTCAAATTTAACTCAGCACAAGAATAGACATCatcttaatattaaaaagaaattgaaagacTATATATGCCAATGTGGAGAGATATTccatacgaagaaaaaattagcaTGGCATAAAGAGACACATGATGAAAAACCTAAAGCATGCACATATTGTAATGAAAGATTTATACATATGGCTAGTCTTACACGTCATATGCGTCGTGCTCACAATAGGAGATTTGTTCCTGATGctcaaagagaaaatgaaaatgtggAGTGTCcaatatgtaaatgtatttatttgcgATCATCCTTAGCCGTTCACATGCGTGTCCATAATGGTGAAAAACCCTATGAATGTCAGGTCTGTTCCAAGGCTTTTAGTACGAAATGGAATTTACAATTGCACAAGTGGACTCACGCAGCACGTAGCACGAAACCATTTAAGTGCAACCAGTGCAGCGCTGCATTTTATCGACACAGTGATTATACAGCTCATATGAATTCTCATCGGAATGTACGTCCATATACGTGTAATTACTGTGGAGCTCAGTTTATACGAAAGTATAACTGTTTAAGACATGTAAAAGAACACGAGGAGAATAAGGCATACACATGTGACGTTTGCAACAAAACTTTTCATAGATCATATTATCTAAAAGAACATTTAAGAGTGCATTCAGGAGCAAGACCATACACATGTCACATCTGTGGGAAATCAAGTGGTACGAAATCTAATCACAATAAGCATGTAAGAATTCATCATGCCCGAGAACCTGTAAATACTGAAAACTAA